One part of the Acipenser ruthenus chromosome 55, fAciRut3.2 maternal haplotype, whole genome shotgun sequence genome encodes these proteins:
- the LOC117395251 gene encoding uncharacterized protein LOC117395251 isoform X2, with protein MKAWTTRAILLSVLTAWLLSGADARSLLEESEELGDDDYQASKRELDLSNTVEDSEEQEGALENKRALDAEDSGDSDAELDSDGLKGERELGDNMMEKRADMVLTQSMVVKKDALSKRYYRSKCVSLWSWLLVWVNCMDCRLQVN; from the exons atgaaagcctggactacaagagccattctcctctcggtcctgacagcatggcttctgtcaggggctg atgcaaggagcctccttgaggagtctgaagagctgggagatgatgattaccaggccagcaagagagaactgg atctcagcaacactgtggaagactcagaggagcaggaaggagcactggagaacaagagagcgctgg ATGCAGAGGATTCaggcgacagtgatgctgaactggacagtgatggactcaaaggagagcgggagttgg gagacaatatgatggagaaaagagctgaca tggtcctgacacagtccatggtagtgaagaaggatgccctgtccaaaagatactacagaagtaagtgtgtgtctctctggagctggctcctggtttgggtgaactgcatggattgtagactgcaggtcaattga
- the LOC117395251 gene encoding uncharacterized protein LOC117395251 isoform X1: MDVSVSVSLFQDELASTVEHAVNAAVHTVLCAVTKVFVSKYTELQVEMAGKEKENESLKLRLEISESELKAVRECINAADADIKQPLIFQDPKESHAIPESEEQEGPKIEAVYTQEGSFDQEWCASLMQVTELACVKDEEVPQQECVPIAEELPHENHVCTLEENNKLGSNLCDDSPSECELGFRASKVDEGEHDSTPSPQCKNSSRGKPQSKKHRETTPQEENVKTLRTHSVTIPSLQDRHPLTVESTETAHSVCFNNSETQGNLKTLPHSMKGGKSSCQLDTPETHRRDYVFLG, encoded by the exons atggacgtcagtgtctccgtgtcgttgtttcaagacgagctcgcctccacCGTCGAGCACGCAGTGAACGCGGCTGTACACACCGTCTTGTGTGCAGTTACTAAAGTTTTTGTCAGTAAATACACTGAATTACAagtggaaatggctggaaaggagaaagagaatgaaagtctgaagctgagattggaaatatcagagagcgagctgaaagccGTGCGAGAATGtataaacgctgcagatgcagacattaaacagcctttaatatttcaag atcccaaagagagccatgctatccctgaatctgaagaACAGGAGGGACCAAAaatagaagcagtttacacacaagaggggTCCTTtgatcaggagtggtgtgcaagtctaatgcaggttacagagctggcatgtgttaaagatgaagaggtccctcaacaggaatgtgtccccatcgcagaggaacttccccatgaaaatcatgtctgtacacttgaggagaacaacaagctgggatccaacctgtgtgatgactctccatctgaatgtgaactgggattcagag cttctaaagtagatgaaggagaacacgactccactccatcaccccagtgcaaaaactcttctagaggcaaaccacagagcaagaaacacagagaaacgacaccccaagaagaaaatgtgaagacattgagaactcactcagttacaatcccttctttacaagacagacacccacttactgtagagagtacagagacggcacattctgtatgttttaacaattctgaaacccagggcaacttgaagaccttgcctcattctatgaaaggtgggaagagttcctgtcaattagacaCTCCTGAAACTCACAGGAGGGACTATGttttcctgggctga